The Thunnus thynnus chromosome 13, fThuThy2.1, whole genome shotgun sequence genome segment AACAATTATGCAAAACACTATGAATGGCTCATAACATATCTACACTGCTTTCCTGCTCACTGTATATATTGACATATTAtactttcttaaaatattttataggtGTCCTTAATTAATATTCACCAATTCCTTttcatttgagaaaaaaaagccaaaacattttcccccaaaaacattttaattgtagATGGTCACAAAATTATCTCAAGTGGGACAGAACAGCATTTGGTGAAAttatattgaataaataaatgtaactgGGTCCCACAGGGTTGCTCACGTGTAAACgtgctgtatactgtatatgcaagcTACATTCACCGTCCTTTACATGCACCTAATATAGtcttaaaaaacttaaaatatatcAGGAGAAACCAAAGTTGCtaataaaacatgacataaGAACAGCACAAGCACAGAGGTGGCATTAAAGTGGTGGAATCATttcccttttaaaaacacatttggacATTTGGACACATCAGTCTCACTGGGCATGATCACATGTGCGTGGTAGTAACAAAAATAGAGCTTAAAAACAACTCAATGCTGAGACTTGAAATCGGTGAATCACACAATTTGAGCTCTGACTCAGCACTTTAagagcaaagcaaaaaaaaaaaaaaaaaaaaacaacctaaagaATGAGAACAAACGCCTGTCGCCTTGTTGGAAGATGAGTTACACCACATTATCAGTGTATCAAATCAGTGTTTTAACATCTAACAGTTCCTTCAGAGTGCATGCAAATGGACATTCCAAATTAagtaacacaaacaaaacacaacccGATAAGTTGCAgcaaacaataataaaacacaactaAAACAGGGAGAAAGAGTTTGAAAATGTGGGTAGAATGGGGTTGACAGAGGGGATAATAAAACTATCATTATGCCCCTTTagatgtgttcagactgaactctgagtgttttttttttttaaatcttgattTATTCACACTACCTGGAGTGTATTTGCAGCACATGCTAAATATTCACAAACACCCAATTACAGTACAGATGTTAGCTGTAGCTGGCCAGCTCACTAATAATAGGCATCGACTGCCATGAGTGTGTGGAGTGAGCctgtttatgtaaaatcttcTCAGACTTAGACTCATTTTACATTGCAGGAACTCgttatttttgttatatttcagCAGAcccactcctttttttttttttttttttacatttctgtatggaaaaaaaaaaaactttaaagctCACATAGCAATGCACTTTGTTTTGCCTCTAATTTTCATGCCACGctcagtctgaacacacctttaaGGCTACAGCAGTAACGGAAGGACTATTCACATTCCAGCAGCTGGGGATCCAAGCAGAGAAAACAGGAGTTCTTCACTTCTTCCACACGGTGTAGAAAACCCACCTGATTCAGCAAATTAAGGACTgtacacaacaaaatatgacagcatgcaaacatgtaCAATATTGCTTTGCCCCCATTTAGGAATGTATGAACAAATGATCTCAAAAGATAATCAaaatttattacaacttgggtctatTTTTTGTAGTCTTGTCTATTATTTTTCTATTGGTTATGATGACACTGTTCAAAGCTTGACGGGGCAAAAAACCAGGAGCATTCAGACGACAAGTTTCATCCATCTATGGGCCTGTTggtcagaaatatttcaacatacCTGACACCTCTTTTTTTATCTCCAATTATGGAGATGCACTTATGCTAAATCAAGGAGCATACCTCTCTCCAAACACCCAGTTGCAAAACAGATtctagatttttgtttttgtcaatcttattgattcattttctttgtggTCTATCAAACTTGTAACCCCAGTCCTGTATAACCATGCTTAAATaccaataaaaacaatgagatCCACATTGTAATAAACCATAATACTCATTTAAGacagtaaaatattaacatattttcaGGATTGTTATAGAATAGTAAATAGGATATGAAAGTTTTATAACTTATTTCAGTCactgtggtttgtttgtttgacctGCACTAAAACTTAACACCACAAAATCCAAAAGCTCAGAGGTAATGAAAGGATACAGCTCCATGTAGGAGGGCACACACACCACCTCTTTGGAGAAGTCCACGGGACAGGAGAGCTTGCCAAGCTGTTCCTCATACAGACTCAGTGCCTCTGTCAGATTCACACTGTTACCCTGATGACCagtagcagagagagagagagaaagaaaagaaaatgtcacaagacacatatactgtagcaaatgctttttttcaaCCGTTACTGGAGGGTGGTGgccacaataaaataaatagtgaTAAAATCTCCCTGTGTTAGCAGATTGCCATGCCTAGACATATTCAGCAGTTACAAGACGGACATGACTCACCTGTGTGAAATATTTCCCAGAGGGATGCAGGATTTTTATCGACAGATCTAAGATGAGACGCAGGAACTCCCATGTAGAGTCTGCAACAACCAGGCAGACAAGTTCACACATAATCCGACTAACAAGCATCTCTGTACATGTACACAGGAAATATCTGACGAAATTCACAAACCTTCTTCTGGTTCTGTGGATATTGGGACTGCAGTGAGGTCATTAATTATGTAATCAAATGTCTTTCCTTCTTGGACGTACTTCTTCAGCACAGGGACGCAGTCTTCAACTAGAATCTGTAATTGTGAGACAAGAAGAATCCACAAGTTACAACTACAACTACATTTGCTGTGAAAATCTGTGTGTAAGAACATTCAAGAAGTGCACTTATGTTGTTCTCGGTTCAAAATCAGTAAAATCTCAAACTGAGAACTGAAACTTTGCTACTTCaatgtattttcagtcatatgtgCAGTGAACAGATTGTCTTCACTCTACAACACATTTAAGTACTGAAATACAAAGTCACACATGAAAACGCACATCTGAAACTTTGGATTAATGGTAAAAGTGGTCGACTGTCACTTACTTCTGAAGAGTAGAAAAGGCATCTTTTCTCAGGGAtccaaaatgttctttttggtAAAGACATTTATACGGTCTTAAGATATAATTTTGCTAACACTCACTTGGTAACAGTCTCCCTTCAGGTTGTCGAGCACATTGCCGCAGGTCTTTCTCATGTGCGTTTTGCACCCGTCTATCACCTTCTGGTCAATGTATATATCTTGTTAAGGAATCATCAATCAGGTGCAGAtttaaatttacaataatatgtatttgtgtagagaaggaaaacacattGCCTTGGGGGGGTATCAATGAATATATTGCAGAGCAGAACTCATTAAAGGATATCTCCACCATGGTGATCATCTTTGGCTTTTGTTTGACCGCCTCAGCAAGTATGCCTCCATCACCGCCTCCTAATATCAGCACCTCCTTCCCCGCATAATCCTCTTTCCCACTACCCATGATGGCTTCAGTGTAGGGCAAATCACTCTCTGCAAGGTCTGCAAATAAAACAGTTAACTCTtacatataataatacaaacTATGATGTTTCATGTATGAACATCACAACACAATGAACagtgaatttaaatgaataCTTAATCTTATATATGGCATTATCACATTatcttgtgtgttgtgtgttgtatgcACTTACTAACATCTCCATTGAGGACGAGCATATTTCCAAACTGCTGCGAGCgcagtatttttatgttttggtaTGCAGAATCTTCCTCGTACAACACCTGGTCTATGTCATACTCCATCAGTCTGCCGTCAGCTGTGGGCCAATATCGGTCCACTTTTGCTCCTCGTACGAGGGCGGGGAGTCTTGGAACGATACAATAAGTTGATATTACTGCAACAGGCAAGCTCCGGGAAATATGGCGATCATGTTTCTACGATATGAGCAAAACCAAACACCTCCAGATACTTACCTTTTAATCCTTGTAATATTGCCATTTAAGAGAACCTTAAGCTTCTTCTCCAGTGCATTTAAAAGCTGTGGAGAAACAATTGACTCTGAAACACCATAAAAGTTCAAGTGCACCTCAATTTTCGTCAAACagtgagatatttcacagtgtTACATGGGCAGTACTCTAACGCTAAAACACATAGGTAGCGAACAATGCGGCAGCCTTATCATTTcactgtcctgtgtgtgtgtgtgtgtgtgtatatctacACGATGCTCCACAGCATTTAGGAGACAAGTGTATTTTTCATGGACAGCCAGATTACAGTACTGTCTATGGGAAATAGCATGTTCGGGTAGCTGAGGCATGTAAACAACATGTTTATGCAACAATGTTGGACACATTTAAGAAGGAAAAGTTCTACCATCATGTCcttgcaacattttttaatgtttcaaggAAATATTATAAAAGGTGATTTACAGTAGAGACTTACTCTGTGTGTAGTTATTAAGTTATAAAGCTGAATTttatgagttaaaaaaaaagctaaaatgttAACACCACATGACATACTGCACTGTGGTGCCTCCTGTGTGTTTTGGCCTTTGAGAAACTGATGAATacttaaaggttttttttttacattcaaagTCACCTACATTGTCTAGTTGTGCAATGTTATCCTCTTCATAGCACTGCAGATCAATGGTGATCAACCCATGGGAGTGCACACGCAGAATAACAAGCCTGAGAAGTTCAAGAGGTAAAGATAAAAAGACGGACACAAAGTGAGAAGGGCATTTTATTTACTCCACCTAAAATCTATATTATCAATAATTCACACCCTGTCACCTCAAAATGTGGCTGTGCAACAATTGCCTGCTTCAATTCCAGGTAGCTTGTCAACATCAGCACCAACTTTGTAATGGAAACAGCTAcgtcagcaaaaaaaaacaaaacaaactactcTGCAGCCTACCAACAATTTCTGGAGAAGCTTAATGTTTGAGCTCACACATCTGGTTATCTTATCCTTACTTTTTTCTTATTCCTCACTTTTACTTCACTGTGGTGTTTGAAAGCCTGAAAATTCGGATTATCTAGTGTCAATCTCCAACATCTTTTAGTTCTTACAACAAAAGTGtccatgtgttgttgttttgcaagATCTCAAGATTCCAGATGTTTCTGGAAATTCCTGCCTTTGCACAACAGGCCAAACAAGACACAAAGCTTTGCTTGTCAAACAGACTTATGTGGCATGTTAATAATGGTGGTCATACCGGCCATTCTTGCCTACAAATGTAGCAAGGTATCCATGTCCTTCTGTGTCATGAACagtttctgtcatttcctgCTCATGAAATATGGACAGTAGACCAGAAACTGTCGAAGCAGAGTCAgctgggaaaaagaaaaaggaaagaacaatgaaaaaattaaattatttgcaTTTCTTTATACATTCTCTGCATCAGTGGTCAAAGAAGTATTAAGATTCCTCAGTCAAAGTAGCAATACAAGAATGTTAAAATACTACATTACAGGTAAAAGTTATGCACTCAAAATTTTATTAAGTGCAGAAgtattaacaaaataaaaattattttagtAAAACTATGCAGGCAGAGAGGT includes the following:
- the sms gene encoding spermine synthase, which produces MALRHYTLDFSLSAAADSASTVSGLLSIFHEQEMTETVHDTEGHGYLATFVGKNGRLVILRVHSHGLITIDLQCYEEDNIAQLDNLLNALEKKLKVLLNGNITRIKRLPALVRGAKVDRYWPTADGRLMEYDIDQVLYEEDSAYQNIKILRSQQFGNMLVLNGDVNLAESDLPYTEAIMGSGKEDYAGKEVLILGGGDGGILAEAVKQKPKMITMVEIDQKVIDGCKTHMRKTCGNVLDNLKGDCYQILVEDCVPVLKKYVQEGKTFDYIINDLTAVPISTEPEEDSTWEFLRLILDLSIKILHPSGKYFTQGNSVNLTEALSLYEEQLGKLSCPVDFSKEVVCVPSYMELWVFYTVWKK